The Hemiscyllium ocellatum isolate sHemOce1 chromosome 31, sHemOce1.pat.X.cur, whole genome shotgun sequence sequence TGTctcttttagccctcctgatttccctcaagtgtACTCCAACACTCTCTATACTCCAGGAATTCCAACTGTCTAAACGTGTTATATACCACTTTTTTTCAAGACCAGGGCCTCAATAACTCTAGTCCTCCAGGGTTCTCTACTTCTGCCAACCTTATCCTTCAGTCTAACAGGAACTTTCTGACCCTGAACCCtcattatcacacttttgaaagcctcccactttccAGActctccctttgcctgcaaacagcctcctccaatcaacttttgacagTTTCTGTCTAAGACCATCAAGATTGACCATGCctaaatttagaactttaacctGTGGACCacacctatccttttccatagctattttaaaactaatggaattatggttatTATAGCTATTACAGAATCATGGTTGAGGCAGAAACAGGACTGACGGCTCAATGTTCCCAGATACAGATACCATAGGAAGGAGGGAatggaggcaaaagaggaggtggagttgcatttttgattagggagaACATCATGGCAGTactgagagaagacattcttGAGGATTTGTTCACTGAGTCTATATGGTAGAAATGAGAAATAGAAAGGAGATTACTTTGATAGCATTGTACTatagcccccctcccccccagtagTCAGGAGATTGAGGCGCAAATACTCCCCTACTAACATTTTCGTCACTTGCCCTGCTTATTTCCCAacaggaggtcaagttttgcctcTTCTCTATTGGGCCATTACATATTGCATGAGAAATTCTTCCTGAATACACGTAACAAATTTCCTTCTATCCAAGCCTTAGcagtatggcagtcccagtcgatgttcgGAAAATTAAAGTCCCCTCCTATTACTTTGCAGAATTAAGGGGTCAAGTGGAATGTTTGGGGTATTGGTTATATAAAAATACACACGATTGTGTTTTTAAGTAAAATGCTGTAGGAAATTCACCTCTGGTGCCATGTAATAACTGTATATAGTAAAAACTAaactgaataatttttttttgtccactTCCATAGGTGTTTGTAGAGAGGCATAAGATGGAGTCTTTAACTACACCATTGGCTTTGGGGATTTTGACTGGAGTTGGATGTGGATTGTGCCTGGGTTGGATGGTGCGAGGACGATTTGTTGGATCCTTAAAACCTCTGCCGAAAGTGCGAAATGCAGGGATGGAAACAAGCACcatgggggagagtggggagtaCAAGATGGTTTTGGTGGTCCGTAATGATCTGAAGATGGGGAAAGGTAAAGTGGCAGCCCAGTGTTCACATGCCGCCGTCTCTGCATACAGGCAAGTCCAGAAACGCAATCCAGATCTGCTCAGGCAGTGGGAGTACTGCGGGCAGCCCAAAGTGGTTGTCAAAGCGCCGGATGAGGACTGCATTATTGACCTGCTGACACATGCCAAGGAACTGGGATTGACTGTGAGCTTGATCCAGGATGCAGGTCGTACGCAGATAGCACCAGGGTCACGTACCGTCCTAGGCATTGGACCAGGCTTAGGAACACTAGTGGACAAAGTTACAGGACATTTGAAACTTTATTGAAACGTACTGATGCTGCAATCAAGTGGGCAGTTAAAAGGGTAGCTGGGTCTCAAACTAAATCCCAACGCATTGACTCCAAGATCTTATTTGTAAGTCTATCCATATTGAATAGGGTATTATGTGATGCATTGTATTTCTTCTTATGTTAATGAGACTGGAGTGAATGGAAGTGGCAGAGGAGGTATAGCTGATTCTACTAGCACACTCCGTCAACAAAAATGGAGCACATGCAGATTGCTGGTGATATTCAGATGTGCAGAGGTTCAGCTGGGGTCTCTAATTGAAAACCTTCACCCAACTTAAGGTAACTGAGTGAGTGCTGACGAATGGGATAAATGGAAGTGCTTCCCTCAACAAAGCTTCTAAATCCTAAGTACTTTTGCTAGCGAACATTGGTAATGCATCAGCACCAGTAAAGCTCTTGATAGAGGGCTCTTTCTTGCATCGTCCTCCCTTTTCAGTCTGTTCACCACGGGAAGCGTACAACAGTGATGTATGTAATACACTTAGATGTACAAAATTTCGAAAATGAATTAAAACCAGCCTTGTATGGTGAATCAATGGGATGTACTGAACATCGAGTATTTTCTGTAGAGGCTACTGGCCTCGTCTTTCCTAGTCAGAACCCAATCTGATTAAACAGCACGAACTCAGGCAAAACATCATCAGGCCAGTACATTTAATTAATGCAAATTCTAGAAACTTATCCGTGTCTTGCTTTATTTTTTGGGAAAATATCTGCTCACAAGGACTGTTTTCATTCtttcatattaaaaaaaatcacatgctgATGAATTACTTCATTAATGTGTTAGTATAATATTTCTTTTAATTTGCAGTTAAACATGGTAGCTGACCTCCAGAGTAGCTTTCTGCTTTTTAACTGTTGGTTTATGTGAAAGACTATTTTTTGACCAGGACTTCCTTCAGCTCCTGTAAGGTTTCTCTCCTTGACCTCCATGCCATTCTTTCAGGTGGTACAGTTTCTGTGCAATGATCTGGCATGGACTGGCAAAATGTTTTGTTGTGTGATTTAATCATGTATGTTGTGATTTCAGAAATTATCCACTTATTAGACTCCAGTGTCCTACTGCCTGATTTTATAACTCTTTCTCCATATATATTCTCTCAGCTGTATTCACGGCCACTATATGTTGCAATGGAAAATCACTGACCTGAAACCTAGACTTGAATTCTCTCCGAAGTCATAGCAGACTTGATGACTTTTGTAGCTGTCTCTAGTTTTACTTTAGATTTCCAGCGTCCCCAATAT is a genomic window containing:
- the ptrh2 gene encoding peptidyl-tRNA hydrolase 2, mitochondrial isoform X2, producing MESLTTPLALGILTGVGCGLCLGWMVRGRFVGSLKPLPKVRNAGMETSTMGESGEYKMVLVVRNDLKMGKGKVAAQCSHAAVSAYRQVQKRNPDLLRQWEYCGQPKVVVKAPDEDCIIDLLTHAKELGLTVSLIQDAGRTQIAPGSRTVLGIGPGLGTLVDKVTGHLKLY
- the ptrh2 gene encoding peptidyl-tRNA hydrolase 2, mitochondrial isoform X1 → MRRRYCLGLGPWEGVAFQLKLGTRERQPKVFVERHKMESLTTPLALGILTGVGCGLCLGWMVRGRFVGSLKPLPKVRNAGMETSTMGESGEYKMVLVVRNDLKMGKGKVAAQCSHAAVSAYRQVQKRNPDLLRQWEYCGQPKVVVKAPDEDCIIDLLTHAKELGLTVSLIQDAGRTQIAPGSRTVLGIGPGLGTLVDKVTGHLKLY